TCTTGATAAAAATGGTTACCTCTATGGAGACCCAGCTAACGGTACATGGCCAGATGTTGCTTGGTTTCCACAGAGGGACTTTAATACAGGAGAGGTTACCTGGAAGTTGAAGTCTGTAAATGCTATGGGAGTTCTCTACTTTGAGGATAACTCCCAAGGGGAATTTAAACCTGTTCTTGCAAGGTACCTTGCAAAGGCCTTCAGACTTGACCCCAACCTTCCAACAAAGTACATAATCGCTCAGATAGACCCAACTACGGGTAAACCGGTTAGGACAGGTGATAAGGGATACATTCCGATGAAAGTCAAGAAGAATTCAATAATTGCCAATGATTCAGACCTTCAGAGTGGTAACTGGACTCTCTGGAGAGCTCTCCCGAACTACATTGACGTTAACCTCAACGGCCAGTACGATGAAGGGGTGGACGTTCAGATTAAGGACGATACTGGACTTTACAAGAATGCTCCCGATGGAGCTCCAGAGATAAATACTAAAGAAGAAGTGGAAGCAGCAATACAAACACTCACAAAGATAATCTCTCAGGCTACCGGCAAGAGCGATGTAACAGTTAAGTTGGCAGCTTCAAGTGATGCCTTTGCCATGACCCACAATATAAGACCTGCATCAGAGGCTCTTAAGTGTAGTGATTGCCACGGAAGAAGTGAGAACGTCTTAACAGGTGAATTCTTCACAAGAACAACGCCTCTATACTTTACATACGACAGTGATGTCCTCTCTGCTCCATACTTCGATAAGAAGGTTGACCAGAGTCCAACAGAGCTCTCGTTTGCTGACCACGTTAAGGAAGAGCTGATAGAGATGGGATATGGAGCTGAAACCCCACAAGGAGGTAATCAGACACAAACAACGTCAGAAAATCAAACGACTTCAACAACAGGTGGTGGCGGTGGAGGAGGTTGTTCACTATCTACAACCCCAGGACTTGGCGGAGCTCTCTCAGGATTATTAGGACTGTTACCTTTGATTGGCTTGAGGAGAAAGAGAAGAAAGTGATTTAACGTTAACTTTGAGGGAAAGGGGAGCTTGGAGCTCCCCTTTTTTATTAGGAGTAGTGTTTTTTAAGTTCAGGATAGAGGGGGTGTTTTCCGCAGATTTCAAGAACTTCAGACCTTACTCTATCTATTACTCCTTCATCTTCAATGTTGTTTAGGACATCAGCAATGAGCTGAGCGATTCTCCTTGCCTCGTCCTCCTTGATTCCCCTCGTTGTTATTGCAGGGGTTCCTATCCTTATTCCACTTGTTACAAAGGGACTTCTCGTGTCAAATGGAATTGTATTTTTGTTAACTGTGATGTTTGCCCTTCCTAAGGCAGCCTCTGCCTCCTTTCCGGTTATTCCCTTGTCCGTTAAGTCAACCAACATTAGGTGGTTATCTGTTCCACCTGAAACAAGCCTAAACCCAAGGCGTTTCAGCTCCTCCGCCATTACTTTAGCATTCTTTACTACCTGCTCCTGATACTCGGTAAACTCTGACGACAAAGCCTCCTTAAAGGCAACAGCCTTTGCAGCAATTACGTGCATCAAGGGACCACCCTGAAGACCTGGAAAGACGGCCTTGTCTATATCCTTGGCAAACTCCTCCTTGCACATTACGACACCACCACGGGGTCCCCTTAAGGTTTTGTGGGTTGTTGTTGTTACAAAGTGGCAGGCCTCAATCGGGGATGGATGGAGGCCAGTAGCAACGAGCCCTGCTATGTGGGCAATATCTGCCATGAGGAGAGCTCCAACCTCATCTGCTATTTCCCTGAACTTATCAAAGTCTATAACCCTTGGATAGGCAGAGGCTCCACATATTATGAGCTTAGGTTTATGCTCCTTTGCCAAATTGTAGACCTGGTCAAAATCGATAGTTTCCGTATCCCTTCTAACTCCGTACTGGACAACGTTAAAGTACTTACCGGTCATATTTACAGGAGAACCGTGTGAGAGGTGTCCGCCGTGGGAGAGACTCATTGAAAGGATAGTATCTCCCGGCTTTAAAACTGCCAAATAAACAGCCTGGTTTGCCTGAGAACCAGAGTGGGGCTGAACGTTAACGTGGTCTGCACCAAAGAGCTCCTTACACCTCTTTATTGCGAGCTCCTCTGCAATATCAACACACTCACATCCACCGTAGTATCTCTTTCCAGGATAACCTTCGGCGTACTTGTTTGTTAGGACGGAACCCTGAGCCTCCATTACAGCAGGAGATGTAAAGTTTTCTGAGGCTATGAGTTCCAAGTGCTCGTTCTGCCTTTTATACTCACACTTTAGGGCATCAAATATTTCAGGGTCTACTCTTTTGAGATTTTCCATTGTCTATCCTCCACACTCTTTGTTCTCTATCTCTGAGATTTTCCTTATCCTTCTCTCGTGTCTTCCGCCGTCAAATGGTGTCTCCAACCATACTTTTACAATCGCCTTTGCAAGTTCATCACCCAAAACCCTTCCCCCTAAACAGAGGACGTTAGAGTTGTTGTGTCTTCTGCTCATTTCAGCAGCATAGATGTTGTAGCACAATGCTGCCCTTATTCCTTTAACCTTATTAGCCGATATAGATATTCCTATTCCCGTTCCACATATAAAGATTCCCCTATCGGCTTCCCCGTTAATAATTCCCTTTGCTGCTTTGTAGGCAAAGTCTGGATAGTCTACGCTCTCCTCTGAATAAGTTCCGTAATCGACGTACTCTACTCCAAGCTCCTCCAAGTAACCTTTTATGACCTCTTTCAGTCTAAAGCCTCC
The window above is part of the Balnearium lithotrophicum genome. Proteins encoded here:
- the glyA gene encoding serine hydroxymethyltransferase, giving the protein MENLKRVDPEIFDALKCEYKRQNEHLELIASENFTSPAVMEAQGSVLTNKYAEGYPGKRYYGGCECVDIAEELAIKRCKELFGADHVNVQPHSGSQANQAVYLAVLKPGDTILSMSLSHGGHLSHGSPVNMTGKYFNVVQYGVRRDTETIDFDQVYNLAKEHKPKLIICGASAYPRVIDFDKFREIADEVGALLMADIAHIAGLVATGLHPSPIEACHFVTTTTHKTLRGPRGGVVMCKEEFAKDIDKAVFPGLQGGPLMHVIAAKAVAFKEALSSEFTEYQEQVVKNAKVMAEELKRLGFRLVSGGTDNHLMLVDLTDKGITGKEAEAALGRANITVNKNTIPFDTRSPFVTSGIRIGTPAITTRGIKEDEARRIAQLIADVLNNIEDEGVIDRVRSEVLEICGKHPLYPELKKHYS
- the rpiB gene encoding ribose 5-phosphate isomerase B; translation: MKVALACDHGGFRLKEVIKGYLEELGVEYVDYGTYSEESVDYPDFAYKAAKGIINGEADRGIFICGTGIGISISANKVKGIRAALCYNIYAAEMSRRHNNSNVLCLGGRVLGDELAKAIVKVWLETPFDGGRHERRIRKISEIENKECGG